The Bacillus vallismortis genome window below encodes:
- a CDS encoding MFS transporter, whose amino-acid sequence MNSKQNNDIKTKHHFPLLLALALTMGVFAAGSEELVISPLLPDLAKAFNSDVSVLALSISIYGVMIFIGAPLLVPLGDKYSRELSLMASLIIFIIGTVICALAQNILFFFLGRALSGLAAGAFVPTAYAVVGDRVPYTYRGKVMGLIVSSWSLALIFGVPLGSFIGGVLHWRWTFWIFALMGVLVVLLTLLEIRRHAEQKNSGKEEKEEPAGTFRDALKVPRVPVYITITFCNMIGFYGMYSFLGSYLQDIFTGGNTAAGLFIMIYGIGFSMSVITGKIADRIGKMRSLLIALGVISVLLACLAYAPASMILLIVSLFIWGLMQSLTVTLLSTILSDCSEHHRGKIMVFYSLASNLAVTLGSALMGPVYVGYGYAAVGLICAAITVLGFVLSVFAYKKYGKHEQKADHSLCQ is encoded by the coding sequence ATGAACAGTAAACAAAACAATGACATCAAAACAAAACATCATTTTCCGCTATTGTTAGCACTGGCTTTAACGATGGGGGTATTTGCGGCCGGATCTGAAGAACTTGTGATCTCACCGCTGCTGCCGGATTTAGCAAAAGCCTTCAACTCAGATGTCAGTGTCCTTGCGTTATCTATCAGTATTTACGGCGTGATGATTTTTATCGGTGCGCCGCTTCTGGTTCCTTTAGGCGATAAATATTCGAGAGAACTTAGTTTAATGGCAAGTCTTATCATTTTTATCATAGGAACAGTAATATGCGCTTTAGCCCAAAATATCTTATTCTTCTTTTTGGGCCGGGCGCTGTCGGGATTGGCTGCGGGAGCGTTTGTGCCGACCGCTTACGCAGTTGTCGGGGATCGTGTTCCTTATACATACCGGGGCAAGGTGATGGGACTGATCGTTTCAAGCTGGTCGCTGGCACTGATTTTCGGTGTGCCGCTCGGATCATTTATCGGCGGCGTCCTGCATTGGAGATGGACATTTTGGATATTCGCCTTGATGGGCGTTCTGGTTGTTTTGCTGACCCTTCTTGAAATACGCCGTCATGCCGAGCAAAAAAACAGCGGCAAGGAAGAAAAAGAAGAGCCGGCTGGAACATTCCGGGACGCGCTGAAAGTCCCGCGCGTACCCGTTTATATCACGATAACCTTTTGTAATATGATTGGTTTTTACGGTATGTATTCATTTTTAGGCTCCTATCTTCAGGACATTTTTACCGGAGGAAATACAGCTGCGGGCTTATTTATCATGATTTACGGCATTGGGTTTTCCATGAGTGTGATTACAGGAAAGATAGCCGACCGCATCGGAAAAATGCGCTCCCTGTTGATTGCGCTGGGGGTCATCAGCGTGCTGCTGGCCTGTTTAGCCTATGCGCCGGCTTCAATGATTCTGTTAATCGTCAGCCTATTTATTTGGGGGTTAATGCAAAGCTTGACGGTGACGCTGCTCAGCACCATTTTGAGTGACTGCTCAGAGCATCATCGCGGGAAAATCATGGTGTTTTACAGCCTTGCCTCGAATCTGGCTGTGACATTAGGATCTGCTTTGATGGGACCTGTATATGTGGGATACGGTTATGCAGCTGTCGGATTGATTTGCGCCGCCATCACCGTACTCGGATTTGTGCTCAGTGTATTCGCATATAAAAAGTACGGCAAACATGAGCAGAAAGCCGATCATTCCTTATGCCAATAA
- the pruA gene encoding L-glutamate gamma-semialdehyde dehydrogenase — MTVSYAHEPFTDFTEAKNRTAFQESLAFVNTQLGKHYPLVINGEKIETDRKMVSINPANKEEVIGYASTADQELAEKAMQAALQAFVSWKKQRPEHRANILFKAATILRRRKHEFSGYLVKEAGKPWKEADADTAEAIDFLEFYARQMLNLKEGAPVKSRAGEFNQYHYEALGVGIVISPFNFPLAIMAGTAAAAIVTGNTILLKPADAAPVVAAKFVEVMEEAGLPNGVLNYIPGDGAEIGDFLVEHPKTRFVSFTGSRAVGCRIYERASKVQPGQKWLKRVIAEMGGKDTVLIDKDADLDLAASSIVYSAFGFSGQKCSAGSRAVIHQDVYDEVVEKAVALTKTLTAGNPEDPDTYMGPVIHEASYNKVMSYIGIGKSEGKLLTGGEGDDSKGYFIQPTIFADVDENARLMQEEIFGPVVAICKARDFDHMLEIANNTEYGLTGALLTKNRAHIERAREDFHVGNLYFNRGCTGAIVGYQPFGGFNMSGTDSKAGGPDYLILHMQAKTTSEAF, encoded by the coding sequence ATGACAGTTTCATACGCGCACGAACCATTTACTGATTTTACGGAGGCAAAGAATCGAACAGCATTTCAAGAATCATTGGCCTTTGTAAACACTCAGCTCGGCAAGCATTATCCGCTTGTCATCAATGGAGAAAAAATCGAAACAGACCGCAAAATGGTTTCAATAAACCCGGCCAATAAAGAAGAGGTCATTGGGTACGCGTCTACAGCGGATCAAGAGCTTGCTGAAAAAGCGATGCAAGCCGCATTGCAGGCATTTGTATCCTGGAAAAAACAAAGACCGGAGCACCGCGCCAATATCCTCTTTAAAGCAGCAACTATTTTACGCAGAAGAAAGCATGAATTTTCAGGCTATCTTGTAAAGGAAGCGGGAAAACCGTGGAAGGAAGCAGATGCGGACACGGCTGAAGCGATAGACTTTTTAGAGTTTTACGCGCGCCAAATGTTAAACCTTAAGGAAGGGGCTCCGGTAAAGAGCCGTGCTGGCGAATTCAATCAATATCATTACGAAGCGCTTGGCGTCGGCATCGTCATTTCTCCATTTAATTTCCCGCTTGCGATTATGGCAGGTACTGCGGCGGCAGCGATTGTGACAGGAAATACGATTCTCTTAAAACCGGCTGACGCGGCGCCGGTCGTGGCTGCAAAATTTGTTGAGGTCATGGAGGAAGCCGGTTTGCCAAACGGTGTGCTGAATTATATTCCGGGAGATGGAGCGGAGATCGGCGATTTCTTAGTAGAGCATCCGAAAACGCGGTTTGTCTCATTTACAGGTTCCCGAGCGGTTGGCTGCCGGATTTATGAGCGCGCCTCCAAAGTGCAGCCGGGCCAAAAATGGCTGAAACGGGTCATTGCAGAGATGGGCGGCAAAGACACGGTGCTAATCGACAAGGATGCTGATCTAGACCTTGCTGCATCCTCTATCGTGTATTCAGCGTTTGGATTTTCAGGACAGAAGTGTTCAGCAGGGTCTCGCGCGGTCATCCATCAGGATGTTTATGATGAAGTAGTGGAGAAAGCTGTGGCACTTACCAAAACGCTGACTGCCGGCAATCCGGAGGATCCTGATACGTATATGGGCCCAGTCATTCATGAAGCGTCCTACAACAAAGTCATGTCATATATTGGAATCGGCAAATCTGAAGGCAAACTGTTGACCGGCGGCGAAGGCGATGATTCAAAAGGCTACTTTATTCAGCCGACGATCTTTGCAGACGTTGATGAAAACGCGCGCCTGATGCAGGAAGAAATTTTCGGCCCGGTTGTTGCGATCTGCAAAGCGCGTGATTTCGATCATATGCTGGAGATTGCAAATAACACGGAATACGGATTAACAGGCGCACTGCTGACGAAAAACCGTGCGCACATTGAACGGGCGCGAGAAGATTTCCATGTCGGAAACTTATACTTCAACAGAGGCTGTACCGGAGCGATTGTCGGGTATCAGCCGTTCGGCGGTTTTAATATGTCCGGAACAGACTCAAAAGCAGGCGGCCCGGATTATTTAATTCTTCATATGCAAGCCAAAACAACGTCCGAAGCTTTTTGA